From Streptomyces sp. SCSIO 75703:
AGGGAGCGGTAGAGCAGGAGGGCGGCCCGGTTGGCCGGCTCGACGGTCAGCCGCACCCGTTCCACGCCGTCCCGGCGCAGCCGCTCCAGCACCTCGGTCATCAGCTCCCGCCCGAGCCCGCCGCGCCGCCGGTCCCGGGCCACGCACAGGCCGAGTATCCAGCTGTCCTGGCCGAGCGCCGGCGTCCGGGTGGCGGCCAGCACGTAGCCGCGCAGCCGGCCCGCGCCGTCGTCGAGGACGAGGAAGTGCTCGGCGTACATGTCCCAGAGCTGGCGGAGCAGGAAGCCGGGGTAGGCGACCTCGCGGAACACCTCCCGGTCCAGCCGGCGCAGCTCGGGCAGGTCGCACTCGCGGGCGGTGCGCAGGAGGAGCGGTGGGGTGTCCGGTAAGGGCGCCGTCCTCCCGTAGCGCTCGTGGCGGTCCCAGGAGCGTTCCAGTGGTTCGGCGGTCATGCCACCCCCAGACAGACGGGACGTGCGGACGTCAACCGGACGGTCGCCGGCACGGCCACACGATGGAATGACTGCGCATCGGTGGCGGCGGTGCCGTCCCCTGGCTAGAGTGAGCGTCCAACTTCCGTCATGCAAGGGCGAGTTCGGGTGTACAACGGTGCGCCCGGCGTGCGCCCTGCCGATACGGACTGGCGGGTTCCCCGCTGTCCGGGTGCCTTCTGGTGGCCTACCTTGCGAACAACGCCGACGCCGCTCCCGCACGGGCGTCCAACGGGGCTCGCGCGCACGGCACACGGGCCGTCCACCACCGAATGGAACACGGCAGGGTGACTATGGATCGCAACGCCGACGCGCCCTGGTCGAAATTCGATCCAGAGGTGTACGTCGACAACAACTACCGGACGCCGCTCGATGTCGATCTCCTCATCGTGCGGCTCATGCGCGACCACTTCGGCCGCTGCTTCGCGGACGGCGTCCCCGACTCGGTGCGGGGCGTCGACGTGGGCGCCGGCGCCAACCTCTACCCGGCGCTCTCGATGCTGCCGTGGTGCGAGAAGGTGCTGCTGCTGGAGTACGCGCAGCCGAACGTCGAGTACCTGGAGCGCCAGGTGTCCCCCGCGGGGTACGACTCCGTGTGGGACGCCTTCTGGGAGGTGCTCCGCGAGGCCCCGGCCTACCGGGACGTCGAACCGCGCACCCGGTGCGGGGAGATCGTCCGGGTGGAGCGGGGCAACCTGTTCGACCTGGACGGGCAGCGGCGCTGGGAGATGGGCACGATGTTCTTCGTCGCCGACTCCATGTCCGAGTGCCCCGAGGAGTTCGCGCGGGGCGTGCGCTGCTTCATGAACGCGCTGGGCGAGGGGGCGCCCTTCGCCGCCGCCTTCATGAAGGAGTCCGTCGGGTACCGGGTCGGCGACCACGCCTACCCGGCCTACCGGGTCAACGAGGAGCGCGTCAGGGAGAGCCTGGAAGCCTTCACGACCGACGTGGAGACCCACGACCTGCACCACATGGTGCGGCCGGGACACGAAGGCATCCTGCTCGCCCTGGGCCGGCGGAACGGGGAGGTTGCCACCCCGTAGGAACGGGGACATGCAGTCCACAGGCAGCAGGATCTGTGCGAAGGGTGCGGGGGATGCAGATCAAGCCACGCCAGCATCTGCTGGACATCTGGCAGGCCATGGCCCGTCACGCGTTCGACGACGGCAAGCTCGTCGGCGGCGAGAGCGACGGGCTGAGCAGCGTCGCCGACGCCGAGCGCCTGCTCTGCCTCCTCTACCCGGCCACCGAGGTCCCTGCCTTCCGCCTCGACCAGCCGGACACCACCGAACGGGACGTGCTGCGCGCCCTGGAACGGCTCGGCACCCGGCTGGAGATCCCGGCCAACCTGATCAGCGCGCTGAACCAGTTCATGCGCACCCACACCGGGCCCGACGACAGCCCCACCTTCGCCGGCGGCCACTACTTCCGCCCCAGCGGACCCGACGTCGAACTCACCCACGAGCAGGAGCAGCTCGGGGTCGTCGACTCCTACTCGATGTCCATCACGCTCTGCCTGGCCACCCTCGGCTTCCTCAAGGTCTACGAGGGCACCACCACCCGCCGCGAGGTCCGCCGGGCCGTCGAGGAACTGCGCGAGGCGACCAACGCCCGGCTCACCGCCGCGATGATCAGCCTGCTGCGCTCCTTCACCGTGAACGTCTTCGACGCCGAGTCGGAGCAGGGCAGGCGCCTCATCCAGGTCATCGGCCAGGGCGGACAGTCCGACCGGCAGGTGCTCCAGCAGTTCTCCCGCCGGCTGCGCCCGCTGCGCGCCACCATCATCGAGAGCCTGAGCCGCGGCATCCAGGTCGACGAGGGCATCCGCGACGAGAGCCAGCTCTTCGAGTGCGGCTGGGCCTGGGGCGTCGTCCACGACGCCCCCCGCGTCGTCGACCTCAACGTGCAGGTCCACGGGCAGCCCGACGGCATCGCCGACCGGCTGCCCTACGTGTACTTCACCGTGGTCGCCCTCGACGGCATCCAGGACCTCTTCTCCGAGCGCACCCTCACCCTCGGCCTGCTCGACGCCGACCAGCAGAAGCTGGCGGAGGCGCTGCGGCTGCGCTGGGAGCTGAGCCAGCAGTACTGGTCGGCCGTGGCCCGCTTCGGCACCGAGCGCTGGCCGCTGGAGGACCTGCCCTGGCAGACCACCGGACTGCGGCTGGAGTCCGAGTACTTCTCGCTGACCGTCGCCGCGATCCTCGTCCACGACCTGGTCCGCCGCAAGGCCACCGACGACGACCTCACCCGCACCGTCGCCATCATGGAGCGCCTCGCCGACCGGGGCCGGATCACCAGCCGGATGACCAGGGAGGACCCCACCATCCGGCTGCACAACCCGGGCGTCACCATGCCCCTCGCCGGCTCCGAGCGCTCCGGGAACCTGCTGCTGTGGCGGATGACGGACTTCTCCGCGCAGCTCCTCAAGCGCAGCATCCAGCTCGCCGAGCTGTCCCGGACCATCGGCGCCCAGGACCGGCTGCTGCGGCTCGCCGAGCAGACCTTCGAGCACCTGTGGGAGCGGCGCATCGAGGACGAGGACGGCGCCGGCCTCTGGGACAACGTGCGCGCCGTCTACCCGGACGCCCGGGGCGTCGGCCGCCGCCTGTCGTGGAGCATCACCGAGCGTGTCACCGAATGCCTCGTCGCCGCCCGCAACCTGTACAAGCAGCAGCCCATCCGCAGCGCCGAACTGGCCGAGCTGGCGCGGGAACTGCTCAGCGAGGCCACCCACCTGTTCGGCAAGGAGCAACTGGAGGGAGCCACCTCCCCGGACGGCAGCCGGGCCCGCACCATGCGGAGCATCGAGAACCGCCTCGACCACGCCCGCGGCCTGATCGACGACCGTCCGGCGACCGCCTTCGCGCTGGCCCTGCCGGTGCTGAGGGAACTCGACACCCTGGCCCAGGCCAGGGGAGCCGCCGCCCAGGAGGTGTGACCGTGCTCGTCTTCGCCGCCTCCGACAAGGGAGGCACCGGGCGCTCGGTGACCAGCGCCAACCTGGCGTACCAGCGCGCGCTCACCGGCGACCACGTGGCCTACGTCGACTTCGACTTCGGCTCGCCCACCGCCGCCGCCGTCTTCGACGTGCCCGGCGCCCTGCGCGGCACCGCGGAACCCGGCCTCCACTCCTACCTGGAGGGCGAGACGCCGGAGCCGGCCCGGATCGACGTGTGGCGCCAGACCGAACACCCGCAACTGCGCACCCGGCCCAACCAGTCCGGGCGCCTGGTCCTCCTGCCCGGCGACGCGGGCGGCGGCGAGTTCGCCACCGGCGAGGACGCCCTCGAACGCTGCGTCGACCTGCTGCTGCGCCTCAACAACGAGTTCGACGTGACCCTCGTCGACCTGAGCGCCGGACGCAGTTACGCGGTGGACATGGTCCTCGCCGCCACCGCCCACCCCCGGATGCGGTACGTGCCCTGCCGCTGGCTCGTCTTCCACCGCTGGACCCGCCAGCACGTCATCGCCGCCTCCGGGCTGGTCCACACCGACCACGGCATCCTGCGCGGCGGGGTGGAGCGCGGCCACGACGAGGAGACGCTGCGGGCCTCGATCCGCTTCGTGCGGGCCGCCGTGCCCGACCCCGAGTCGCCGCTGTGGGCGCAGGGTTCGCCCGCGCAGGCCGCCTGGATGCAGGCGTGCGACGAGGCGCTGCGCCGGCTCGCCGCCGAACACCGCATCGGCGACAGCGTCGTGCTCGGCGTCGTGCCGCTGGAGCCGATACTCCAGTGGCGCGAGCAACTGATCACCGAGGAGGACGTGCTCTCCACGCAGATCGCCAACAAGGAGACCCTCGAAGCGCTGGAGGAGATCGCCCGGCGCCTGACGGACGACGCGCACTGGGGGCAGCCATGACCGACGCGGTGTTCCACGAGACCGCCGCCGCCCCCCGCACCCAGGCGGTGCCCCTCGCCCACCTCTCGCTGGAGCTGGGCCACCTCTACATGGAGGACTTCGAGGCCGGCCCCGGACGGCTGCGCCGCCACTTCGCCGAGGTCCGCCCCTGGGCGGAGGCGGCCCGCGCCGCCGCCACCGCCCGCGCCGGCGCCAAACGGGCCCGGATCAGCACCTGCTTCCTCGTCGACGACTACTTCACCCGGTTCTCCAGCCCCGCCGAGGTCGTCCCGATGCTCCTCGCCGAGGCGGACCGGGCCGGGCTCGGCGTCGACTACCTGGCCCGCGAGTCCGGCTGCGCGGTCTTCGGGGAGGTGCCCGTCGCCGAGGCGGTGGCCGGCCGCATCGTCGAGTCGCCGCCGCCCGGCAGCCACGGCAACCGGCCGCCCGCCGCCCAGACCGGCTGGCTGGCCAACGGGGAGCGCAGCCCCGCCGCCCGCGCCCCGCAGGCCATGAAACGGGCCCAGGTGTGGCGCCCGCCGAAGGAGACCGCGGCCCGCCGCCACTCCGTCTTCCTCGACACCGAACTCTTCAGCGACGGACCCGACGGGCGGCGCACCTGGTCCTGCCCCTTCCTCGCCGCCGTCTGGCAACTGGCCCGGCTCGGCCTCCTGCGCCACCAGGGCGAAGCGGTCCTCACCCCCCGCCCGCACACCGGCGCCGGCTTCCCCGACGACTGGGACGACCTGCCGCCGCTGCTGCGGCTCAACCCGGCCGCGGACCCCTTCACCGCCTACCGCACCTGCTCCGTCCTGCCCAACCGCTTCCTGCCCGTCGAGCACGCCGTCCGCGTCATCCTCGACCAGACCGAGGTGGACCCCGGCGCCCTCGGGCAGGTCGCGGTCCGCGCGCGGGGCGAACGGGCGGAGCTGCCCGACTCCGTCGCCGACCGGATCTCCTACGTGTTCTACGCGGGGCCGTGAGATGCGGCCGCCCGAGACCGGCCCGCCCACCGCCCTCGTCTGCGGCGAGATCCGCACCTGCCTGCTGCCCGCGCGCCAGGCCCTCGACATCCGCTCCGCCGCCCAGTTCCTCGCCCTGCGCGCCGACGAGCGGGTCCTGCTCTCCGAGCGCCCCACGCTCTACGCGCGCTCGCCGGACACCCTGACCGGCGTCGACTGCCCGCTGCCCGCCGCCGACGGTGCCCGCGTCCGCGCCGTCGGCACCGTCGCCGCGCACGCCGTGCTCACCGAGGGCCGGGTGCTCCAGACCTCCGCCCGCTTCGGCGCCCCCGCCGCCGGCCCCGACCAGCGTCGGCCCTGGGGCCAGTACCTGGTGCGGCCCGGCACGGTCGAACCGCTCGGGAAACTGCCCCGCGAACCGGTCGCCCGGGGCGTGCTCGACGGCGGCCGCCAGGGCGACCTGGACGTCGGCCTCATCGCCGACGCGCTGCTGACCCGGCTGCTGCGCCACCCGCTGCTCGACCAGCGCCCGCCCCTGCGGTCCCGGCCCACCCGGCTGCGCTGGGCCGCCCTGCCCGCGCCCGGCGGCGCCGGACCGAGCCTGGAGCGGTTCACGCTCGCCGAGGACGAACTGCGCACCGTCCGCCTCCGCGTCCCCGAGGGCACCCCCGCCGACGAGGTCGCCGCACTCTGCGCCGACCTCGCCCTGCACGACTGGCTGCTGACCACCGTGGTCCGCACCTTCGACGGCATCCGCCTCGGCACCGGCGCGGACCGCGACGGGCCGGCCGTCCTGCGCGCGCTGCGGCCCGCCGTCGACCACCTGCTGCACCTGTGGATGCCCCGGGCCCGGGTGACCCCCGCCCTGGCCGGGCTGTGGGACCCGCTGGAGGAGCGGCCCGGCTTCACCCGCCAGTGGGACGCCCTCGTCCACCGCGTCCGCGACCAACTGGCCCTCCAGGCCATCGGCCCCGCGCGGCGGGAGGTGACACCGGCGCCCTGACCGGACGCCCCTCTTCCGCACGCCGCCCCGCACGTCCCGATCCGACGCGTATCCCAACGGGGGGAGAAGCGAGATGAACACGGCACGGTCACCCCGCCCCGACGAGACACTCCGTCCACCCGGCCCCGCGGGCGCCCCGGCGCTCACCGGTCCCAAGTCCCTCACGGGCGCCTCGCCCTGGCCGCGCCGGCTGCTGTCCGGCCTCGTCACCGGCGCCGCGCTCTGGGGCGCCGCCGCCCTGCTGAGCCCGGACAGCGGCCCGCTGCGGCAGGGCGCCACCGCCCTCCTCGGCGCCGGGGCCGTCGTCGCCCTGCACTGGCTGTACGGGCTGGACCGGCGGGCCCGGGAGGCGGCCCGCGGGCCCGACCTGCGGCTCATCGAGCACACCCGGCGCGTCGAGCACGCCCTCGCCGAACACGCCGGCACGGTCCGCGACGGCCTCGACCGCTACGACCAGGACCTCCGGGCCGGGCTCACCCGCCACATCGAGGACGTGCGCCGGCTCGTCGAGACGCACCTCGCGCAGAACCGGCGCGGCGAGCCCTACCCGCGGCTCGACCGGGCCCGCATCGACGGTGTCCCCGAACTGGCCAAGAACTTCGCCGAGGCCCTCGCGCCCGGACCCGCGATCCTCTACACCTTCGTCCGCCTGGAGATGAAGCGGGTCGTCGGCTACATGGCCGACCTCACCAACCTGACCGCGGAGTGCCCCGGCGAGAACCACGACTGGATGCTCGGCCTCACCCACGCCGCCGAGCAGACCATCTACGCCACCAGCACCAGCGTCGACCGCGAGTTCTGGAACAGCGAGCCCGCGAGCCGCTACCTCCAGGCCCAGCAGGAGGCGATCGAGCACCAGGGCGTCTGCGTCCGCCGCCTGTTCCTGCTGGCAAGCGCCCGCGAACTCGACGACCGGCTGCTGCGGCTCTGCGAGGAACAGGACCTGCTCCAGATCGAGGTCCGCGTCTCCGTCCTGCCCGAGCTGCCGCCCAACCTCCAGCGGGGCACCACGAACGACTTCATCGTCTACGACGAGCAGGTGTCGTTCGAGATCGAGCAGGACCTGCGCGACGTCAACGTCCGCACCCGGCTCATCGCCCGGCCGGACCACGTCCAGGACCGGCTGAAGCGGTTCCGGGAACTGTGGGAGGCGGGCATGGGGGTACGGGAGCTGGAGGTCCGCGTCGACGCGGAGGAGGACGGCACGTGGATGGTGGACCAGACCTGACGCACCGCAGCCGCCCGCTTCCCCACCGGTGCCGCGGGAAGAAGCGGGCCGGGCGTCAGCGCCGGGCCGGCCCGGCGTGCGGGCGAGGCGCGAGCGCGTCCCCGACGGCACCTACGAACTCCGTCCAGGCCATCGCCCCGACGACCAGCACCGGACCGGCGTCCTGCTTACTGTCCCGGACAGGCACGACGCCGGGGACCCCGTCGGCGACCTCGACGCAGCTACCACCCTCGCCGTTGCTGTAAGTGGCCTTGCGCCAGCTTGCGGCACCCGGGAAGTCGTACGCGACCTCGACACATGCCTCACCGCCGTTGCCGCCGCTGTAGCTGCTCTTGCGCCAGCGTGCGTTCGTCAGGTTGTACCTGCGCATGCTCTGTAGCCTTCCGCCGTCGCTTCGATCATGTCCAGGGACGCCTTCCGCGAGAGGGCGTCGGCCCTCAGGAGATCGTAAGCCCCTCGCGCTCCCTTTACGGCTGCTGGGTCATCCAGCAGGCTGCCGGAATTCACCCCTTCTGTATAGACAGTTGGAGGGGCGTCCTCGAACTCGTGGAGCAGCATCAGCTTGCCCATGTGCGGGTGGGCTCCGGCGGCGAACGGCAGCACCTGCATCAGGGCCGTGCGACTTCGCACCATCTCGGCGAGATGGTCCAACTGCTCGGCCATCACGTCCTCCGAGCCGACCGGCGTGCGGAGCACCGTCTCGTGCATGAGTACCCAATACACGGGCCGTGCAGCGTCCTTGAGGATCTTGGCGCGGTCCAGGCGGAGGTTGACCATGTCGTCGATCCACTCGTCCGTGGCCAGCGGGTTGTGCGACAAGTAGATCGCACGGGCGTACTCGCGGGTCTGGAGGAGACCCGGTACGACGGCAGGTGCCCACTCGTAGATACCGGTGGCCAGCCGCTCCAGTTCCGCCGTGTGGGCGAAGTAGTCGGCGAATCGCTGCTCCTTGATGAGCTTTCGCCAGAGCCGTTCGAAAAAGCCGTCGGTTTGCAGTGTCTCGTCGATCCGCTGGGCGACGTCCAACTGTGGTTTGCGAATCGCCTGTTCGAACTGGCCGATGTAACCGCCGGAGACGAATACCCGTGCGCCCAGCTCGACCTGGGTGATGCCCGCGTCCTCCCGCCGTCGCTTGAGTTCCGTGCCGAAGAACTCCCACGCCGCCTGCCGTGAACCGTTGGCCATAACCAACCCCCTTGCACTGACCCGCATTTGTAGGGCGCGGGTTGCGGCCGAGTCTAGGCACGGAGAGGCATGGTGGATGCACGAAGAGTGAAACCGGAGAAGCGAGGGGAACACGGTGAAGGCACGGCACTCGGCGCACTGCGTCGAAGAAGCGGAGGAAACGGTGAACGAATTGCGTGCGGCACTCGCCAAGGCGGGAATCACCTTGCCCTCCCTCGGGCTCGACCCGGTGAGTCTCGCGCGTGAGGCCCCCTGCCCCCTGGTGGAGCTGGGCCGGTGCTCGGTCGAGACCGCCCGGCGGCTCGCGGCGGTCCTGCGATGATGCCGCCGGTCGGGGCCCACGCGGTGGACACGGGGACCGGCCGCGTCGGCGTCGTGATGGGGCACGAGGGGCCCTACGTGCAGATGCGGCCGTACGGCGGCGGCCGGGAGTGGGACGCGGAGCCGCAGGCCGTACGGCGGGCCACGACCGCCGAGCGGCTGAGCGCGGCGACCGCGTACACGAACGCTCGGAGCCGGGGCGAGGTGCCCTGAGCGATGCGCGAGAATGGACGCCATGAGTCTGTTCCGCGACGACGGCATCGTGCTGCGCACCCAGAAGCTGGGTGAGGCGGACCGGATCATCACCCTGCTCACCCGCGGTCACGGCCGGGTACGCGCCGTGGCGCGGGGGGTGCGCCGCACGAAGTCGAAGTTCGGGGCGCGGCTGGAGCCGTTCTCCCACGTCGACGTGCAGTTCTTCGCACGGGGCAGCGAGCTGGTCGGGCGGGGGCTGCCGCTGTGCACGCAGAGCGAGACCATCGCGCCGTACGGCGGTGCCATCGTGACCGACTACGGGCGGTACACCGCCGGGACGGCCATGCTGGAGACCGCCGAGCGCTTCACCGACCACGAGGGCGAGCCGGCGGTGCAGCAGTACCTGCTGCTGGTGGGGGCGCTGCGGACGCTGGCCCGGGGCGAGCACGCGCCGGGCCTGGTCCTGGACGCGTTCCTGCTGCGCTCCCTCGCGGTCAACGGCTACGCGCCGACCTTCGGGGACTGCGCGCGGTGCGGCATGCCGGGCCCGAACCGGTTCTTCTCGGTGGGCTCGGGCGGCTCCGTCTGCGCGGAGTGCCGGGTGCCCGGCAGCGTCGTACCCTCGCCGCAGGCCCTGGAACTGCTCGGCGCGCTGCTGGCGGGGGACTGGGCGACCGCGGACGCGTGCGAGCCGCGGTACGTCAGAGAGGGCAGCGGACTGGTCTCCGCGTACCTCCACTGGCACCTGGAGCGCGGGCTGCGGTCGCTGCGGTACGTCGAGAAGTCCTAGCAAGGCCCTGGTACACACCCACAGCACGAGGAGACGAGAGACACATGGCCGTACGCGGGTTCCTGGGGCGGCAGCGCCGCGAGTACCGGACACCGGAACCGCATCCGTCCGGCGCGCGGCCCCCGCGGCTCGGCGAGCTGGTGCCGGAGCATGTGGCGATCGTCATGGACGGCAACGGGCGCTGGGCGAAGGACCGGGGGCTGCCGCGCACCGAGGGGCACAAGGTCGGGGCCGAGCGGGTGCTCGACGTGCTCCAGGGCGCGATCGAGATCGGTGTGCGGAACGTCTCGCTGTACGCCTTCTCCACGGAGAACTGGAAGCGGTCCCCCGAGGAGGTCCGCTTCCTGATGAACTTCAACCGGGACTTCATCCGCAAGTCGCGCGACAGCCTCGACGAGCTGGGCGTGCGGGTGCGCTGGGTGGGGCGGATGCCCAAGCTGTGGAAGTCGGTCGCCAAGGAGTTGCAGGTCGCCCAGGAGCAGACCGAGGACAACGACCGGCTGACCCTCTACTTCTGCATGAACTACGGCGGCCGGGCGGAGATCGCGGACGCGGCGCAGGCGATCGCCGAGGAGGTGCGGGCGGGCCGCCTCGACCCGGCCAAGGTCACCGAGAAGACGGTCGCCAAGTACCTGTACTTCCCGGACATGCCGGACGTGGACCTGTTCCTGCGGCCCAGTGGTGAGCAGCGCACGTCGAACTACCTGCTGTGGCAGAGCGCCTACGCGGAGATGGTGTTCCAGGACGTGCTGTGGCCCGACTTCGACCGGCGGGACCTGTGGCGCGCGTGCCTGGAGTTCGCCTCCCGGGACCGGCGCTTCGGCGGGGCGATCCCGAACGAGGAACTCCTCGCCATGGAGGGCCGCCTGCCGTAGCGGCCGCCGGCGGGGTGACGCGCGAAGGGCCGCGGACGCCGGGCGGCGTCCGCGGCCCTCGTGGCCGGGGGTGACTCAGGCCGGCGGCGTCGCCTCGGCCGCCGCGCACTCGGCGCAGGTGCCGAAGATCTCCACGGTGTGCGCCACGTCGACGAAGCCGTGCTCGGCGGCGACGGCCTCCGCCCACTTCTCCACCACCGGGCCCTCCACCTCGACGGCCTTGCCGCAGGTGCGGCAGACGAGGTGGTGGTGATGGTCGTCGGTGGAGCACCGCCGGTAGACGGACTCGCCCTCCGCGGTGCGCAGGACGTCGACCTCCCCGGCGTCGGCGAGGGATTGAAGTGTCCGGTAGACCGTGGTGAGCCCCACCGAGTCGCCCTTGTGCTTGAGCATGTCGTGGAGTTCCTGCGCGCTGCGGAATTCCTCGACCTCTTGGAGAGCCGCCGCCACGGCGGCCCGCTGCCGAGTGGCGCGGCCCTTCACGGGCGGTCCAGCGGTCGTCACGGGGATGCCTCCTCACGTCTGCACTGCCGGGGCCATTGTGCCAGTCCGGCAGTGCGGAGGTCAGATACCGCCCTCCTCGGCGGCCCCCCGGGTGGCGGGGATGCGGTACTCCGCCGGGTCCCCGGAGCTCTCGGCGCCGGCCCCGGCCCGCGCGCGCCGCCGGGCCAGCGGGGTCGCCAGCGCGGTCAGGGCGATGAAGACGGCGATGGTCAGCAGCACGATCGTCGCGCCGGGCGGCACGTCCTGGTAGTACGAGGTGACCGTGCCGCCGAGGGTGACGCCGACGCCGATGGCGACGGCGATGGCGAAGGTGGCGGCGAAGCTGCGGCTGAGCTGCTGGGCGGCGGCGACCGGCACCACCATCAGCGCGGAGACCAGCAGCAGGCCGACGACGCGCATGGCGACCGTGACGGTCACGGCGGCCGTGACGGCGGTGAGCAGGTTCAGCGCGCGCACCGGCAGCCCGGTGACCCGGGCGAACTCCTCGTCCTGGC
This genomic window contains:
- the recO gene encoding DNA repair protein RecO, with protein sequence MSLFRDDGIVLRTQKLGEADRIITLLTRGHGRVRAVARGVRRTKSKFGARLEPFSHVDVQFFARGSELVGRGLPLCTQSETIAPYGGAIVTDYGRYTAGTAMLETAERFTDHEGEPAVQQYLLLVGALRTLARGEHAPGLVLDAFLLRSLAVNGYAPTFGDCARCGMPGPNRFFSVGSGGSVCAECRVPGSVVPSPQALELLGALLAGDWATADACEPRYVREGSGLVSAYLHWHLERGLRSLRYVEKS
- a CDS encoding helix-turn-helix transcriptional regulator, whose translation is MANGSRQAAWEFFGTELKRRREDAGITQVELGARVFVSGGYIGQFEQAIRKPQLDVAQRIDETLQTDGFFERLWRKLIKEQRFADYFAHTAELERLATGIYEWAPAVVPGLLQTREYARAIYLSHNPLATDEWIDDMVNLRLDRAKILKDAARPVYWVLMHETVLRTPVGSEDVMAEQLDHLAEMVRSRTALMQVLPFAAGAHPHMGKLMLLHEFEDAPPTVYTEGVNSGSLLDDPAAVKGARGAYDLLRADALSRKASLDMIEATAEGYRACAGTT
- a CDS encoding DUF397 domain-containing protein, with product MRRYNLTNARWRKSSYSGGNGGEACVEVAYDFPGAASWRKATYSNGEGGSCVEVADGVPGVVPVRDSKQDAGPVLVVGAMAWTEFVGAVGDALAPRPHAGPARR
- a CDS encoding SCO2524 family protein translates to MQIKPRQHLLDIWQAMARHAFDDGKLVGGESDGLSSVADAERLLCLLYPATEVPAFRLDQPDTTERDVLRALERLGTRLEIPANLISALNQFMRTHTGPDDSPTFAGGHYFRPSGPDVELTHEQEQLGVVDSYSMSITLCLATLGFLKVYEGTTTRREVRRAVEELREATNARLTAAMISLLRSFTVNVFDAESEQGRRLIQVIGQGGQSDRQVLQQFSRRLRPLRATIIESLSRGIQVDEGIRDESQLFECGWAWGVVHDAPRVVDLNVQVHGQPDGIADRLPYVYFTVVALDGIQDLFSERTLTLGLLDADQQKLAEALRLRWELSQQYWSAVARFGTERWPLEDLPWQTTGLRLESEYFSLTVAAILVHDLVRRKATDDDLTRTVAIMERLADRGRITSRMTREDPTIRLHNPGVTMPLAGSERSGNLLLWRMTDFSAQLLKRSIQLAELSRTIGAQDRLLRLAEQTFEHLWERRIEDEDGAGLWDNVRAVYPDARGVGRRLSWSITERVTECLVAARNLYKQQPIRSAELAELARELLSEATHLFGKEQLEGATSPDGSRARTMRSIENRLDHARGLIDDRPATAFALALPVLRELDTLAQARGAAAQEV
- a CDS encoding isoprenyl transferase, translating into MAVRGFLGRQRREYRTPEPHPSGARPPRLGELVPEHVAIVMDGNGRWAKDRGLPRTEGHKVGAERVLDVLQGAIEIGVRNVSLYAFSTENWKRSPEEVRFLMNFNRDFIRKSRDSLDELGVRVRWVGRMPKLWKSVAKELQVAQEQTEDNDRLTLYFCMNYGGRAEIADAAQAIAEEVRAGRLDPAKVTEKTVAKYLYFPDMPDVDLFLRPSGEQRTSNYLLWQSAYAEMVFQDVLWPDFDRRDLWRACLEFASRDRRFGGAIPNEELLAMEGRLP
- a CDS encoding SCO2523 family variant P-loop protein, with protein sequence MLVFAASDKGGTGRSVTSANLAYQRALTGDHVAYVDFDFGSPTAAAVFDVPGALRGTAEPGLHSYLEGETPEPARIDVWRQTEHPQLRTRPNQSGRLVLLPGDAGGGEFATGEDALERCVDLLLRLNNEFDVTLVDLSAGRSYAVDMVLAATAHPRMRYVPCRWLVFHRWTRQHVIAASGLVHTDHGILRGGVERGHDEETLRASIRFVRAAVPDPESPLWAQGSPAQAAWMQACDEALRRLAAEHRIGDSVVLGVVPLEPILQWREQLITEEDVLSTQIANKETLEALEEIARRLTDDAHWGQP
- a CDS encoding transcriptional repressor; translation: MTTAGPPVKGRATRQRAAVAAALQEVEEFRSAQELHDMLKHKGDSVGLTTVYRTLQSLADAGEVDVLRTAEGESVYRRCSTDDHHHHLVCRTCGKAVEVEGPVVEKWAEAVAAEHGFVDVAHTVEIFGTCAECAAAEATPPA
- a CDS encoding SCO2522 family protein, with the protein product MTDAVFHETAAAPRTQAVPLAHLSLELGHLYMEDFEAGPGRLRRHFAEVRPWAEAARAAATARAGAKRARISTCFLVDDYFTRFSSPAEVVPMLLAEADRAGLGVDYLARESGCAVFGEVPVAEAVAGRIVESPPPGSHGNRPPAAQTGWLANGERSPAARAPQAMKRAQVWRPPKETAARRHSVFLDTELFSDGPDGRRTWSCPFLAAVWQLARLGLLRHQGEAVLTPRPHTGAGFPDDWDDLPPLLRLNPAADPFTAYRTCSVLPNRFLPVEHAVRVILDQTEVDPGALGQVAVRARGERAELPDSVADRISYVFYAGP
- a CDS encoding SCO2525 family SAM-dependent methyltransferase, whose amino-acid sequence is MEHGRVTMDRNADAPWSKFDPEVYVDNNYRTPLDVDLLIVRLMRDHFGRCFADGVPDSVRGVDVGAGANLYPALSMLPWCEKVLLLEYAQPNVEYLERQVSPAGYDSVWDAFWEVLREAPAYRDVEPRTRCGEIVRVERGNLFDLDGQRRWEMGTMFFVADSMSECPEEFARGVRCFMNALGEGAPFAAAFMKESVGYRVGDHAYPAYRVNEERVRESLEAFTTDVETHDLHHMVRPGHEGILLALGRRNGEVATP
- a CDS encoding SCO2521 family protein yields the protein MRPPETGPPTALVCGEIRTCLLPARQALDIRSAAQFLALRADERVLLSERPTLYARSPDTLTGVDCPLPAADGARVRAVGTVAAHAVLTEGRVLQTSARFGAPAAGPDQRRPWGQYLVRPGTVEPLGKLPREPVARGVLDGGRQGDLDVGLIADALLTRLLRHPLLDQRPPLRSRPTRLRWAALPAPGGAGPSLERFTLAEDELRTVRLRVPEGTPADEVAALCADLALHDWLLTTVVRTFDGIRLGTGADRDGPAVLRALRPAVDHLLHLWMPRARVTPALAGLWDPLEERPGFTRQWDALVHRVRDQLALQAIGPARREVTPAP
- a CDS encoding GNAT family N-acetyltransferase, translated to MTAEPLERSWDRHERYGRTAPLPDTPPLLLRTARECDLPELRRLDREVFREVAYPGFLLRQLWDMYAEHFLVLDDGAGRLRGYVLAATRTPALGQDSWILGLCVARDRRRGGLGRELMTEVLERLRRDGVERVRLTVEPANRAALLLYRSLGFSPEGPDAGLRRDYFGPGMDRRILLLDLTA